One segment of Eschrichtius robustus isolate mEscRob2 chromosome 3, mEscRob2.pri, whole genome shotgun sequence DNA contains the following:
- the MCL1 gene encoding induced myeloid leukemia cell differentiation protein Mcl-1 isoform X2 produces MFGLKRNAVIGLNLYCGGAGLGPDSGSGASAPGRRLLAAGKEATAGREVGGGETGEVIGGSAGPSPPATLAPDARRVARPSPIGAEGPDVTATPARLLFFAPTRRASPPEEMESSASDAIMSPEEELDGCEPEPLGKRPAVLPLLELVGEASNSPGKDGSLPSTPPPAEEEEDELYRQSLEIISRYLREQATGTKDAKPLGRSGAASRKALETLRRVGDGVQRNHETAFQGWVCGLLPCRGPRRRHQKCAAGFCRCCRSRSWFGVSNKIAF; encoded by the exons ATGTTCGGCCTCAAGAGAAACGCAGTAATCGGACTCAACCTCTACTGTGGGGGGGCCGGATTGGGACCGGATAGCGGCAGCGGCGCCTCCGCTCCAGGAAGGCGGCTTTTGGCTGCGGGAAAGGAGGCCACGGCCGGGCGAGAGGTAGGGGGAGGGGAAACCGGCGAGGTGATTGGCGGAAGCGCCGGCCCGAGCCCCCCGGCCACTCTCGCGCCCGACGCCCGGAGGGTCGCGCGGCCCTCGCCCATTGGCGCCGAGGGCCCCGACGTCACCGCGACCCCCGCTAGGCTGCTGTTCTTCGCGCCCACCCGCCGCGCCTCGCCGCCCGAAGAGATGGAATCCTCGGCCTCCGACGCCATCATGTCGCCCGAGGAGGAGCTGGACGGGTGCGAGCCGGAGCCTCTAGGGAAGCGGCCGGCCGTCCTGCCTTTGCTGGAGCTGGTCGGCGAGGCCAGTAACAGCCCCGGCAAGGACGGCTCACTCCCCTCGACGCCGCCCccagcagaggaggaggaggacgagttGTACCGGCAGTCCCTGGAGATTATCTCTCGGTACCTCCGGGAGCAGGCAACCGGCACCAAGGACGCGAAGCCACTGGGCAGGTCTGGGGCCGCCAGCCGGAAGGCGTTAGAGACCCTGCGACGGGTCGGGGACGGTGTGCAACGGAACCACGAGACGGCCTTCCAAG gaTGGGTTTGTGGACTTCTTCCATGTAGAGGACCTAGAAGGCGGCATCAGAAATGTGCTGCTGGCTTTTGCAGGTGTTGCCGGAGTAGGAGCTGGTTTGGCGTATCTAATAAGATAGCCTTTTAA
- the MCL1 gene encoding induced myeloid leukemia cell differentiation protein Mcl-1 isoform X1 → MFGLKRNAVIGLNLYCGGAGLGPDSGSGASAPGRRLLAAGKEATAGREVGGGETGEVIGGSAGPSPPATLAPDARRVARPSPIGAEGPDVTATPARLLFFAPTRRASPPEEMESSASDAIMSPEEELDGCEPEPLGKRPAVLPLLELVGEASNSPGKDGSLPSTPPPAEEEEDELYRQSLEIISRYLREQATGTKDAKPLGRSGAASRKALETLRRVGDGVQRNHETAFQGMLRKLDIKNEDDVKSLSRVMVHVFSDGVTNWGRIVTLISFGAFVAKHLKSINQESCIEPLAESITDVLVRTKRDWLVKQRGWDGFVDFFHVEDLEGGIRNVLLAFAGVAGVGAGLAYLIR, encoded by the exons ATGTTCGGCCTCAAGAGAAACGCAGTAATCGGACTCAACCTCTACTGTGGGGGGGCCGGATTGGGACCGGATAGCGGCAGCGGCGCCTCCGCTCCAGGAAGGCGGCTTTTGGCTGCGGGAAAGGAGGCCACGGCCGGGCGAGAGGTAGGGGGAGGGGAAACCGGCGAGGTGATTGGCGGAAGCGCCGGCCCGAGCCCCCCGGCCACTCTCGCGCCCGACGCCCGGAGGGTCGCGCGGCCCTCGCCCATTGGCGCCGAGGGCCCCGACGTCACCGCGACCCCCGCTAGGCTGCTGTTCTTCGCGCCCACCCGCCGCGCCTCGCCGCCCGAAGAGATGGAATCCTCGGCCTCCGACGCCATCATGTCGCCCGAGGAGGAGCTGGACGGGTGCGAGCCGGAGCCTCTAGGGAAGCGGCCGGCCGTCCTGCCTTTGCTGGAGCTGGTCGGCGAGGCCAGTAACAGCCCCGGCAAGGACGGCTCACTCCCCTCGACGCCGCCCccagcagaggaggaggaggacgagttGTACCGGCAGTCCCTGGAGATTATCTCTCGGTACCTCCGGGAGCAGGCAACCGGCACCAAGGACGCGAAGCCACTGGGCAGGTCTGGGGCCGCCAGCCGGAAGGCGTTAGAGACCCTGCGACGGGTCGGGGACGGTGTGCAACGGAACCACGAGACGGCCTTCCAAG GCATGCTTCGGAAACTGGACATCAAAAACGAAGACGATGTCAAATCTTTGTCTCGAGTGATGGTCCATGTTTTCAGTGACGGAGTAACAAACTGGGGCAGGATTGTGACTCTCATTTCTTTTGGTGCCTTTGTGGCCAAACACTTGAAGAGTATAAACCAAGAAAGCTGCATCGAACCATTAGCAGAAAGCATCACAGATGTTCTCGTAAGGACAAAACGAGACTGGCTAGTCAAACAAAGAGGCTGG gaTGGGTTTGTGGACTTCTTCCATGTAGAGGACCTAGAAGGCGGCATCAGAAATGTGCTGCTGGCTTTTGCAGGTGTTGCCGGAGTAGGAGCTGGTTTGGCGTATCTAATAAGATAG